One part of the Tunicatimonas pelagia genome encodes these proteins:
- a CDS encoding helix-turn-helix domain-containing protein encodes MFNIITSRTINEYCDEYPEAAQIFDAQLDTPEGDELALLLLVIKDYEQRYHPVPSPDPIEAIKLTMQEKGLIAQDLVPLLGSKSYVSQVLNRKKPLTADMMRSLHQHLGIPAEVLLAG; translated from the coding sequence GTGTTTAATATTATTACCAGCCGAACAATCAACGAATACTGCGACGAATACCCAGAAGCAGCTCAAATCTTTGATGCCCAATTAGATACTCCCGAAGGTGATGAACTTGCCTTGTTATTACTAGTAATTAAGGACTACGAGCAAAGATATCATCCGGTGCCCTCCCCCGATCCTATTGAAGCAATTAAGCTTACCATGCAGGAAAAAGGATTAATTGCCCAAGACTTAGTACCTCTGCTAGGAAGTAAGAGTTACGTATCTCAGGTGCTTAACCGAAAAAAGCCACTTACCGCCGATATGATGCGCTCACTACACCAACATTTAGGAATCCCGGCCGAGGTACTGCTAGCAGGCTAG
- a CDS encoding LuxR family transcriptional regulator, whose translation MNSDTELVISEAKHRTYVNLVLFLQAGIGMTFIVVPFVISIYRNRAVLKRMNNRANYVQSIQGKLHAQKSWVVGESESFENQLLSVFPYLTAHDLKICALLHQNYSSKEIAEQLNITPDSVNTARYRLRKKLNLPKETDLIVYLNKIA comes from the coding sequence ATGAATTCTGATACAGAATTAGTCATTTCCGAGGCCAAACACCGTACCTACGTTAATCTGGTTCTTTTTTTACAGGCAGGAATTGGGATGACTTTCATTGTGGTTCCTTTTGTCATAAGTATTTACCGCAATCGGGCGGTTTTAAAGCGAATGAACAATCGGGCTAATTACGTTCAGTCTATTCAGGGGAAGCTTCACGCTCAAAAATCATGGGTGGTAGGCGAAAGCGAGAGCTTTGAGAATCAATTGCTCAGTGTGTTCCCTTATTTGACTGCTCACGATTTGAAGATTTGCGCGCTGTTGCATCAGAATTATTCGTCTAAAGAAATTGCCGAGCAACTCAATATCACGCCCGACAGCGTTAACACGGCCCGCTATCGCCTTCGTAAAAAACTAAACCTTCCTAAAGAGACTGATCTGATCGTTTATCTAAACAAAATAGCCTAA
- a CDS encoding S41 family peptidase, producing the protein MTTKSYCTLFVIGLLFVSCEEAFLGSDVANNPEQNFELLWDDLDQHYSLFTVRNLNWDSIYQVYRPQVTAQTTNKELFRIMADMIEYLDDSHTWIRTTDWSLYHSSGYTENAKAHGEFSELLVRDFYLEYATYPDSNQALYYGKIMDKDIGYIYLADMKRGANGAVIDAILENIGHYQAIIFDIRNNGGGSTTLPQRIAGAFADERRLVFTHQTRNGPGHDDFEEAAQLYAEPLGSQNYSKPVIVLANRATISASEQFVLYMRASPNVTLLGDTTAGDFGYRSNYRFLPNGWIYAYSIGRVLLPDGSSLDGVGHIPDIYARNTPEGVYHEYKDGVLETAIEHLSQEYGIE; encoded by the coding sequence ATGACCACCAAAAGCTATTGCACCTTATTCGTTATTGGGCTATTGTTTGTCTCCTGCGAAGAAGCATTCTTAGGCTCCGATGTAGCCAACAACCCCGAACAAAACTTTGAACTACTGTGGGATGACTTAGATCAGCACTATAGCTTATTTACGGTACGTAACCTTAATTGGGACAGCATCTACCAGGTATATCGACCTCAGGTCACTGCCCAAACTACCAATAAAGAGCTGTTCAGGATTATGGCTGATATGATAGAATACTTAGATGACTCTCATACCTGGATAAGAACGACTGATTGGAGCCTCTATCATAGTTCGGGGTACACAGAGAATGCAAAAGCCCACGGAGAATTTAGCGAACTACTGGTAAGGGATTTCTATTTGGAATACGCGACCTACCCTGACAGTAACCAAGCATTGTACTACGGAAAAATTATGGATAAAGACATCGGCTATATCTATCTGGCCGATATGAAGCGGGGAGCTAATGGCGCAGTGATTGATGCGATACTGGAAAATATTGGTCATTATCAGGCTATTATTTTTGATATCAGAAACAATGGTGGGGGTAGTACTACTTTACCCCAGCGAATAGCTGGTGCTTTTGCCGATGAGCGCCGCTTAGTGTTCACGCACCAAACCCGTAATGGCCCCGGACACGATGACTTTGAAGAAGCGGCTCAGCTTTATGCCGAACCGCTGGGTAGCCAAAATTATAGTAAGCCAGTGATAGTGCTGGCCAATCGGGCAACCATTAGTGCCAGTGAACAATTTGTTTTATATATGCGAGCCAGCCCCAACGTCACTTTATTGGGAGATACCACAGCAGGAGACTTTGGCTACCGCAGCAATTATCGCTTTTTGCCGAACGGCTGGATATACGCCTACTCCATTGGGCGGGTACTCCTTCCGGATGGTTCTAGCCTGGATGGAGTCGGGCACATCCCGGACATATACGCGAGAAATACACCAGAAGGTGTTTATCACGAATACAAAGATGGAGTACTAGAAACAGCCATTGAGCACCTTTCCCAAGAATATGGTATAGAATAG
- a CDS encoding ABC transporter permease: MIKNIFLTAYRNCWKQKTLTAIQVAGLSIGLLCSVLIFLFVYQHYSTDTFYFEADRIYRVVLDIHIQDGSIEYEPGTSLPLHQALKEEYAAVEQTGFCMQFFRDPQFAVPTKSSEPNRFIATEGVAYVNAPFLSMFNYQFIEGNPETALAEPNQIVITQQQAQKYFPDENALGKTIRINDRTNLVVAGVVENRPVNTDIDFNVLISLPTLKVMSPGYQTENFTWIGGKKWTFVKLTDPDKAQLVDEDLSNFVSKYLGDNFAHWHFHLQSLSNMHFDTRYDGTIRKPLLHLLSAVAIIIVLIACINFVNLSTALAISRSKEIGARKALGSSRWQIFWQFIVETSLVVGFALILVVLGTLVGLPQLNSWIQSQLDLQLLANPSVIISLLLFVVLIVFLAGSYPALVMSGFHPIRALNNQISTKEVGGYRLRQLLSFLQFTIAQAFIIGAVVVLYQLNYFQKQDLGFRQKAVITTKVPRSDYSRLSSFRNQLKQHPDIQNVSFHQSPPITSTNEGGYVRFNHSDSFEPFLVRDRWGDEEYLETYDLQLLAGRNIVLRDSATEFLVNEKFVATLGISSDDVLGKHLYADNAQTEGTIVGVVKDFHHQSLQNPIEPLVIYPYPRIFTQAGIQVQSENISQTLQQIQTTWEATFPDQVFTYQFLEDSIQQLYEKEQRIAKLIRLFTIVSILICSLGMIGLAMYTAQQRTKEIGIRKTLGASAMSILLLLSKSFVQLLLLSFVIAVATANYVLQDWLADFAYRVNLEWWMFAASGLLMLSIAILSVGSQTLKAARQNPIDSLRDE; encoded by the coding sequence ATGATAAAAAACATTTTTCTTACTGCCTACCGTAACTGCTGGAAGCAGAAAACGCTTACTGCGATTCAAGTTGCTGGACTATCAATAGGCTTGCTGTGTAGTGTGCTAATTTTCCTGTTTGTTTATCAGCACTATAGCACTGATACCTTTTATTTTGAGGCTGACCGTATCTACCGGGTAGTATTGGATATACACATTCAAGATGGCAGTATTGAATACGAACCCGGTACCAGTCTCCCATTGCATCAAGCACTGAAAGAGGAATACGCCGCTGTTGAGCAGACGGGATTCTGTATGCAATTCTTTCGCGATCCCCAGTTTGCTGTTCCTACCAAAAGTAGTGAGCCTAACCGATTTATAGCAACCGAAGGGGTAGCCTACGTCAATGCACCATTTTTGTCGATGTTTAACTATCAATTCATTGAAGGAAATCCAGAAACTGCCCTTGCTGAACCTAACCAAATCGTAATCACCCAGCAGCAAGCCCAAAAATATTTTCCTGATGAGAACGCTTTAGGAAAAACCATTCGTATCAATGACCGAACCAATCTAGTTGTAGCCGGAGTAGTTGAAAATCGCCCAGTAAATACGGATATTGATTTTAACGTGCTGATTTCATTGCCAACTCTCAAGGTCATGAGCCCAGGCTATCAGACGGAGAACTTCACCTGGATTGGTGGTAAAAAATGGACTTTCGTAAAACTAACTGATCCAGATAAAGCTCAGTTGGTTGATGAGGATTTGTCCAACTTTGTCAGCAAGTATTTGGGTGACAATTTTGCCCACTGGCACTTTCACCTTCAGTCGCTCAGCAATATGCACTTCGATACCCGTTATGACGGCACTATTCGTAAACCATTACTGCATTTACTAAGTGCGGTGGCTATTATCATCGTGTTAATCGCCTGTATCAACTTTGTAAACCTTTCCACCGCCTTGGCTATTTCCCGATCAAAAGAGATAGGAGCCAGAAAAGCGTTGGGCAGCTCTCGGTGGCAAATCTTCTGGCAGTTTATTGTCGAAACTTCATTAGTCGTCGGCTTCGCTCTGATACTCGTGGTGCTTGGTACGTTAGTAGGGCTTCCTCAACTCAATAGCTGGATTCAATCTCAATTGGATCTGCAACTGCTGGCAAACCCTTCGGTAATAATTAGCTTACTGCTTTTTGTTGTACTGATTGTTTTCTTAGCGGGTAGTTATCCGGCGTTAGTGATGTCAGGCTTTCATCCGATACGAGCTTTAAACAATCAGATAAGCACCAAAGAGGTCGGTGGATACCGACTACGCCAGTTGCTGAGCTTTTTGCAGTTCACCATTGCCCAAGCGTTTATCATCGGTGCAGTAGTTGTTCTCTATCAGCTTAACTACTTTCAAAAACAAGACCTGGGTTTCCGGCAGAAGGCGGTCATTACTACGAAGGTTCCTCGGAGTGATTATTCCCGACTATCTTCCTTTAGAAATCAGCTTAAACAGCATCCTGATATTCAAAATGTCAGCTTTCATCAATCCCCACCGATCACTAGTACTAATGAAGGAGGCTACGTGCGATTCAACCATAGCGATAGTTTTGAGCCTTTCTTGGTGCGCGACCGCTGGGGCGATGAAGAATATTTAGAAACCTACGATTTGCAATTACTCGCCGGGCGTAATATCGTTCTGCGCGATTCGGCTACCGAGTTTTTGGTGAACGAAAAATTTGTTGCTACCCTGGGTATCTCTTCGGATGACGTTCTGGGCAAGCATCTCTACGCCGATAATGCCCAAACCGAAGGTACGATTGTGGGTGTGGTAAAAGATTTTCATCATCAGTCGTTACAAAACCCAATTGAGCCACTGGTTATTTACCCCTACCCCAGAATATTCACTCAGGCAGGTATTCAGGTGCAATCCGAAAATATCTCACAAACGCTACAACAGATACAAACCACCTGGGAAGCCACTTTTCCTGACCAAGTTTTTACTTACCAGTTTTTAGAAGATAGTATCCAGCAACTCTACGAGAAGGAGCAGCGTATCGCCAAACTTATTCGGTTATTTACCATTGTATCTATCCTGATTTGTAGTTTGGGCATGATCGGTTTAGCCATGTATACCGCTCAGCAACGAACGAAAGAAATTGGAATTCGCAAGACTCTGGGAGCCTCAGCTATGAGTATTTTATTGCTACTCAGTAAAAGCTTTGTCCAATTACTGCTATTAAGCTTTGTCATTGCGGTGGCAACTGCCAATTATGTCTTGCAAGACTGGTTAGCTGATTTTGCGTATCGGGTCAATCTTGAATGGTGGATGTTTGCTGCTTCGGGCTTACTCATGCTCTCTATTGCAATACTTTCGGTCGGCAGTCAAACCTTGAAAGCTGCCCGACAAAATCCAATTGATAGCCTGCGGGATGAATAA
- a CDS encoding MotA/TolQ/ExbB proton channel family protein, translating into MHLSTKKLHLFGLIFLFFIGTVQIIFAQNDSSQREVSRIQDTLNSETVTPKDGNETKETSSEGEAVPNLHQVIREQFINGDWRFMTPVLLCLILGLLIAIERIVHLNLATSNVEQTLTNLRGDLQSGGVNQALHRLQQQRSSVAMIFRQSLEKWEDGIEVVEKAIVSYGSVEMGKLEKGLVWISLFISIAPMLGFMGTVIGMINAFDAIEAAGDISPTLVASGIKTALLTTVAGLIVAIILQLFYNYCVAKIDSLVNDMERASIAFVDILVDLKNEGTEAP; encoded by the coding sequence ATGCACCTATCAACAAAAAAACTTCACCTATTCGGCCTCATTTTTCTCTTTTTCATTGGAACCGTTCAAATCATCTTCGCTCAGAATGATTCTAGTCAGCGAGAAGTAAGTAGGATACAGGATACACTTAACTCTGAAACCGTTACACCCAAAGATGGGAATGAAACCAAGGAAACCTCCTCCGAGGGAGAAGCGGTGCCCAATCTGCATCAAGTCATTCGTGAGCAGTTTATTAATGGCGACTGGAGGTTTATGACCCCCGTACTACTGTGTCTAATTCTGGGGTTGCTGATTGCCATAGAGCGTATTGTTCACCTCAACCTAGCTACGTCAAATGTAGAGCAAACGCTTACGAATCTGCGGGGTGATTTACAAAGTGGTGGAGTCAACCAAGCACTACACCGACTGCAACAGCAAAGAAGCTCGGTAGCGATGATTTTTCGGCAAAGCTTGGAAAAGTGGGAGGATGGGATTGAGGTGGTAGAAAAAGCTATTGTCTCCTATGGTTCGGTAGAAATGGGTAAGTTGGAGAAAGGCTTGGTTTGGATTTCCCTGTTTATCTCTATTGCACCCATGCTAGGTTTTATGGGAACGGTCATTGGCATGATTAACGCCTTTGACGCTATTGAAGCGGCGGGAGATATTTCGCCTACTTTGGTAGCTAGTGGGATTAAGACGGCTCTGCTAACCACCGTGGCGGGACTCATCGTAGCGATTATCCTCCAGTTATTTTATAACTACTGCGTGGCCAAGATTGACAGCCTGGTGAATGATATGGAGCGGGCTTCCATCGCTTTTGTAGATATATTGGTAGATCTTAAGAACGAAGGCACAGAAGCTCCTTAG
- a CDS encoding ABC transporter permease, with the protein MIKNYLLIAFRHFWKQKLFSSINIIGLSLGIACSLLVYLWVQYQLGYDQSQAKKDNTFLVLGDWSYSDGSRDISLTTPANLAEELKQNISGIAQTTRLVGDWSSDNILQVGDALITQTGIYADSTFLSIFTYPLARGNPQQALVNSTSIVINRATANALFGAEEPLGKTITVRDKEGNREYVVSGVLADQPLNNSLSFDFILPYPDLENRHEWLKKWGSSSVVTAVELEDPTQFAEINRQIRPMITRYKEDLNFELRLFSYADLHLRSPFRTGEIGLFSLGSITYVYLFSAIALLVLTIACINFVNLATAQASQRATEVGVRKAVGGSRQVLTGQFLYESLLTVTFATGLALLLVELGFIIFDSLLPEGLSVPYHEAWFIVSLLSVIAGTTLLAGSYPALILSSLNPVKALKGGTISGTRGSKLRPVLVTSQFVLSTILLTGTLAIYLQIQYVQEKNLGLDRSNVIGFSTNPTINQHFSTFKQSLLQHPAFVSVTRGGENPLNMQSESSDPYWLGKTEDDNRAFNLAMIDYDFFRTLDVSLVAGRSFSPEFSQDTINYIINEEAARQMGLENPVGSELHFWRGKGQIVGVVKDFHYHSLHQPIGSIIFMLWPGNAEEAYIRIAPGQTSEAVDALQQVYAQYQPDVPLDYHFLDESFDQMYRYEQRIGSIVNVFAVLAIIISALGLLGMATYTAQRRQKEIGVRKVLGASVSQLLLLLSSQYLKLVVIALAIAIPVANFLLAEWLNSFAYHIDRQWWLFALPAGLLFAVILLSVGGQTLKAAQQNPVDSLKDE; encoded by the coding sequence ATGATAAAAAATTACTTACTCATCGCCTTCCGACACTTTTGGAAACAAAAGCTGTTTTCTTCCATCAATATCATAGGCTTATCATTGGGCATAGCCTGTAGTCTTCTGGTTTACCTCTGGGTGCAATATCAGCTAGGCTACGATCAATCACAGGCTAAAAAAGATAATACCTTTTTGGTATTAGGTGATTGGAGCTATTCGGATGGTAGCCGTGACATAAGTTTAACTACGCCGGCTAACTTAGCTGAGGAACTAAAGCAGAATATTTCGGGAATTGCTCAAACTACCCGACTAGTAGGCGACTGGTCCTCCGACAATATTCTCCAAGTGGGAGATGCTCTGATTACTCAAACCGGTATTTACGCCGACAGTACCTTCCTAAGTATTTTTACGTATCCGCTTGCACGAGGAAATCCGCAGCAAGCATTAGTAAACTCAACTAGCATTGTTATCAATAGAGCAACCGCGAACGCACTATTTGGCGCAGAAGAGCCACTGGGCAAAACCATTACTGTTCGTGATAAGGAAGGAAACCGGGAATATGTAGTTAGCGGAGTTTTGGCCGACCAACCGCTGAACAACTCGCTATCGTTCGATTTCATACTGCCTTATCCTGATCTTGAAAACCGCCACGAGTGGCTTAAGAAATGGGGAAGTAGCTCAGTAGTTACTGCGGTAGAACTGGAAGATCCAACACAGTTTGCCGAAATTAATCGACAGATACGCCCGATGATTACTCGTTATAAGGAAGATCTAAATTTCGAACTAAGGCTATTTTCCTACGCTGATCTTCACCTGCGCTCCCCCTTTCGGACTGGTGAGATTGGGTTATTTTCATTGGGTAGTATCACCTACGTCTACTTATTTTCAGCTATTGCCCTTTTAGTGCTGACGATCGCTTGTATCAATTTTGTCAACCTAGCTACTGCCCAAGCCAGTCAGCGAGCTACAGAAGTAGGGGTTCGTAAAGCAGTAGGAGGTTCTCGGCAGGTACTGACCGGACAATTTCTTTACGAATCGCTTCTAACCGTCACATTTGCCACTGGATTAGCCCTACTCTTAGTTGAGCTAGGCTTCATTATATTTGATTCACTTCTTCCCGAAGGATTATCCGTCCCCTACCATGAAGCTTGGTTTATCGTTTCGCTGTTGAGCGTGATTGCAGGTACTACGCTCTTGGCAGGTAGCTATCCAGCATTGATTTTATCCTCTCTCAATCCGGTGAAGGCATTAAAAGGGGGAACGATTTCAGGTACCAGAGGAAGTAAGTTACGTCCTGTATTGGTCACATCTCAGTTTGTACTGTCTACCATATTACTGACGGGGACGTTGGCGATCTATCTTCAGATCCAATACGTTCAGGAAAAAAACTTAGGATTAGATCGCAGTAATGTGATTGGCTTTTCTACTAATCCTACGATTAATCAACACTTTAGTACCTTCAAACAGTCTTTACTTCAACACCCGGCTTTTGTATCGGTGACCCGCGGAGGAGAGAATCCACTCAACATGCAAAGCGAATCGAGCGATCCCTATTGGCTAGGTAAAACCGAAGACGATAACCGCGCTTTTAATCTGGCCATGATCGATTACGATTTTTTTAGAACGTTGGATGTATCGTTGGTAGCTGGACGTAGTTTTTCCCCCGAATTTAGCCAAGATACCATTAATTATATCATCAATGAAGAAGCAGCCCGACAAATGGGGTTAGAAAATCCCGTAGGTTCTGAGTTACACTTTTGGCGGGGCAAAGGACAAATTGTTGGAGTGGTTAAAGACTTTCACTACCACTCACTACACCAGCCTATTGGCTCGATCATATTTATGTTATGGCCCGGCAACGCCGAAGAGGCTTATATTCGGATTGCCCCTGGTCAAACCTCCGAGGCCGTAGATGCTCTACAGCAAGTATATGCTCAATATCAGCCTGATGTTCCACTAGATTATCATTTCTTGGATGAAAGCTTTGATCAGATGTACCGCTACGAACAACGCATTGGGTCTATTGTCAATGTATTTGCAGTGTTAGCGATTATCATTTCTGCCCTCGGCTTGTTAGGAATGGCTACCTATACCGCTCAGCGTCGTCAGAAAGAAATTGGTGTCCGAAAAGTACTAGGGGCATCAGTGAGTCAATTGCTTCTATTACTTTCGAGTCAATATCTGAAACTAGTCGTGATAGCTTTAGCCATTGCTATTCCAGTAGCTAATTTCTTATTAGCAGAGTGGCTAAACAGTTTTGCTTATCATATTGATCGACAATGGTGGCTATTTGCCCTACCAGCGGGACTCTTGTTTGCAGTCATCCTACTTTCGGTAGGCGGACAAACCTTAAAGGCGGCTCAGCAAAACCCGGTAGATAGCTTGAAGGATGAATGA
- a CDS encoding ABC transporter permease, with protein sequence MLKTHFKTAVRHLAKNRVYTLINVLGLALGMTAALFILQHVYFELSYDTFHKQAEDIYRVPFDWHATDENGVHTEVYASNVPGFGPTAQAEIPEVVATTRLFHVLTSVSSNVLSYEPVNGERISFHEENGFYADSTFFDVFTFPLRYGNVETALTKPQSILLTTSLAEKYFGQSWERDTPIGEIIEINGMQQGRFTVTGILKDVPTNSHIQFDFLLSYSSFRSDAGVNRSWAWSQCYTYLRLTPQANPSVVEEKIRDIINNHYDWEKKPIMFLQHLTSIHLDSDLLFEAGVNGSRTSVYFLSVIGVFILIIGWINYLNQTIAKSFDRAEEVGVKKAIGALKRHILGQFMIESAIINTISVLLAILLVAILQSSLISYLGWNLSAIEMKGLFASDVFIWFILLFLIGSLLSALYPARVMIKTPTIGLKVTKKVFSKGGSLSRQGLVVFQFIASLILIFGSLIVYRQLVFMQQHDLGMDINQVMVLKTSPQSDSTYQLSLQYFKDQVKALANVEEVSATNFVPGKEIAHNRGLSRTDGGTKRGSNFYMVRTDEDFLETLQLNLVAGRNFSPGYTASSVERVVVNEATIDMLGYDSLEAALNQRVTVLGERNTTLEIIGIVKNYNQQLLQKSPESIVLRYAPSAAGYVALRFQPIGNVQQTVEQVQATWRQAFPDQPFDHFFLNEFFNQQYVSYQQFNKVFGLFTALAIFIAGLGLFGLATYTVVRRTKEIGIRKVLGASVSSILVLLSQEYIKLTLIAFVIAMPLANYLFSEWLNGFAYRIGIPWWLFVGTGLAMLIIALLATSTQTVKAARQNPVDSLRDE encoded by the coding sequence ATGCTAAAAACCCACTTCAAAACCGCCGTTCGTCATTTGGCAAAAAACAGAGTGTACACGCTCATCAACGTCTTAGGACTAGCACTCGGCATGACGGCAGCTTTGTTCATTCTTCAGCATGTTTATTTTGAACTGAGCTACGACACTTTTCACAAACAAGCTGAAGATATCTACCGTGTTCCCTTTGACTGGCACGCTACGGATGAAAATGGAGTGCATACGGAAGTTTACGCTTCTAATGTCCCTGGCTTCGGTCCTACAGCACAAGCGGAGATTCCCGAAGTAGTGGCGACCACTCGCTTGTTTCATGTGCTTACGTCCGTTAGCTCAAATGTACTTTCGTACGAACCGGTAAACGGCGAACGTATTAGCTTTCATGAAGAGAATGGCTTTTACGCGGACTCTACCTTCTTTGATGTTTTCACTTTTCCGCTGCGCTACGGTAATGTTGAAACTGCTCTAACCAAACCCCAGAGTATTTTACTCACTACCAGTTTAGCCGAAAAGTACTTTGGTCAAAGTTGGGAGCGAGATACACCGATTGGGGAAATAATTGAAATTAATGGAATGCAGCAGGGGCGATTTACTGTCACAGGTATTCTGAAAGATGTTCCCACTAACTCCCACATTCAATTTGACTTTTTACTCTCCTACTCCTCTTTTCGTAGCGATGCCGGGGTGAACCGAAGCTGGGCCTGGAGCCAATGCTACACCTATCTGCGACTAACCCCTCAGGCTAACCCCTCGGTGGTAGAAGAAAAGATTCGAGATATTATTAACAATCACTACGATTGGGAGAAAAAGCCTATCATGTTTTTGCAACACCTCACTTCTATTCACTTAGATTCCGATCTGCTGTTTGAAGCGGGGGTGAATGGCTCCCGTACTTCAGTTTACTTCTTATCTGTGATTGGAGTGTTTATTCTGATTATCGGCTGGATCAACTACCTGAATCAGACCATTGCCAAGTCTTTTGACCGAGCGGAAGAAGTGGGAGTAAAAAAAGCAATCGGGGCATTAAAGCGGCATATTCTCGGTCAGTTTATGATTGAGTCCGCCATCATCAACACTATTTCAGTTCTGTTGGCGATACTACTCGTAGCTATTTTACAGTCTAGCTTGATTAGCTATCTGGGGTGGAATCTATCCGCAATAGAAATGAAGGGACTCTTTGCTTCTGATGTATTTATTTGGTTCATACTACTTTTTCTGATTGGAAGTCTACTATCCGCTTTGTATCCGGCTCGAGTCATGATTAAAACTCCTACCATCGGGCTAAAGGTAACGAAGAAGGTTTTTTCTAAAGGCGGTTCACTCTCCCGCCAAGGATTGGTCGTTTTTCAGTTCATCGCTTCACTCATCCTAATTTTTGGTAGCTTAATTGTATATCGCCAGCTAGTATTTATGCAGCAGCATGATTTGGGAATGGATATCAATCAGGTGATGGTACTGAAGACCTCTCCTCAATCTGACAGCACCTACCAATTGAGCTTACAGTACTTCAAAGATCAGGTGAAGGCTTTGGCCAACGTAGAAGAGGTTAGTGCTACCAACTTCGTACCCGGTAAAGAGATTGCTCACAACCGAGGGTTGAGCCGTACCGACGGCGGTACCAAACGAGGTAGTAACTTCTATATGGTTCGTACCGATGAAGACTTTCTGGAAACGCTACAGCTAAACTTAGTCGCCGGACGAAACTTCAGCCCGGGTTATACCGCCAGTTCAGTTGAAAGAGTAGTTGTCAATGAAGCAACAATTGATATGTTGGGTTATGATAGTCTAGAGGCGGCTCTCAATCAGCGAGTAACCGTGTTGGGTGAAAGAAACACTACCTTAGAAATAATCGGTATTGTTAAAAACTATAACCAACAGTTACTGCAAAAGTCTCCCGAATCTATCGTGCTACGATACGCGCCATCGGCGGCAGGCTACGTAGCGTTGCGGTTTCAACCAATAGGCAATGTACAGCAAACTGTAGAGCAGGTACAAGCCACCTGGAGACAAGCTTTTCCCGATCAGCCCTTCGATCATTTTTTCCTGAATGAATTCTTCAATCAACAGTATGTATCCTACCAACAGTTTAACAAAGTATTTGGACTGTTTACCGCGCTGGCCATCTTTATTGCTGGTCTGGGGCTATTTGGATTAGCTACCTACACGGTTGTGCGTCGTACTAAAGAAATTGGTATTCGGAAAGTGCTCGGGGCTTCAGTCAGTAGTATTTTAGTGCTCCTTTCGCAAGAATATATTAAGCTTACATTAATTGCTTTTGTCATCGCAATGCCACTTGCTAACTACCTATTTTCCGAATGGCTCAACGGATTTGCTTATCGCATTGGCATTCCCTGGTGGCTATTTGTTGGAACGGGACTCGCGATGCTAATCATCGCCCTCCTAGCAACCAGCACCCAAACTGTGAAAGCCGCCCGACAAAACCCAGTAGATAGTTTACGAGATGAATAA
- a CDS encoding inorganic diphosphatase gives MEATENFTFDVIVEIPKGSRNKYEYDPEKKMIRYDRMIFSSMFYPSDYGFIPETLAGDGDALDALVLVTEPTFPGCLIEVKPIGLFRMRDEKGPDAKVLCVPVSDPIWNKVNTLDEINPHLKREIEHFFQVYKDLEKKKVGIDGWEDREAAIAVYHESKQRYQEEN, from the coding sequence ATGGAAGCTACTGAAAATTTTACTTTTGATGTGATTGTAGAGATTCCGAAAGGAAGTCGGAATAAATACGAATATGATCCTGAAAAAAAGATGATCCGCTACGACCGGATGATCTTCTCATCCATGTTTTACCCTAGCGACTACGGCTTTATCCCTGAAACCCTAGCGGGCGACGGTGATGCCCTGGATGCGCTAGTGTTAGTCACCGAACCCACGTTTCCGGGTTGTTTGATTGAGGTAAAACCGATTGGCCTATTCCGAATGCGGGATGAAAAGGGGCCGGATGCCAAGGTGCTCTGCGTTCCGGTGAGCGACCCAATTTGGAACAAGGTCAATACGCTGGATGAGATTAATCCGCATCTGAAAAGAGAAATTGAGCACTTCTTTCAGGTGTACAAAGACTTGGAAAAAAAGAAAGTAGGGATTGACGGCTGGGAAGACCGAGAAGCAGCTATTGCGGTATACCATGAATCAAAACAGCGTTATCAGGAAGAGAATTAG